In one window of Erwinia tasmaniensis Et1/99 DNA:
- the greA gene encoding transcription elongation factor GreA, whose amino-acid sequence MNQIPMTLRGADKLREELEELKTVKRPRIIASIADAREHGDLKENAEYHAAREEQGFCEGRIQEIEAKLSNAQVIDVTQMAGNANGRVIFGATVTVLNVETDEESTYRIVGDDEADFKQNLISVNSPMARGLVGKVADDVTVIKTPGGDVEYEIVKVEYL is encoded by the coding sequence ATGAATCAGATTCCGATGACGTTAAGGGGCGCGGACAAGCTGCGCGAAGAGCTGGAAGAGCTGAAAACCGTCAAACGGCCCAGAATTATTGCCTCAATTGCCGATGCGCGTGAACACGGCGATCTGAAAGAAAACGCGGAATATCATGCCGCGCGTGAAGAGCAGGGGTTCTGCGAAGGACGCATTCAGGAAATTGAAGCGAAATTGTCGAATGCCCAGGTGATTGATGTCACCCAAATGGCCGGCAATGCCAATGGCCGAGTGATCTTCGGTGCGACCGTGACCGTGCTGAATGTAGAGACTGACGAAGAGTCAACCTACCGCATCGTTGGCGATGATGAAGCGGACTTTAAGCAAAATTTGATCTCGGTGAATTCACCGATGGCGCGCGGCCTGGTGGGTAAAGTCGCTGATGATGTGACCGTCATCAAAACCCCCGGCGGCGATGTCGAGTACGAAATCGTAAAAGTGGAATATCTCTGA
- the yhbY gene encoding ribosome assembly RNA-binding protein YhbY, whose product MNLSTKQKQHLKGLAHPLKPVVMLGNNGLTEGVLAEIEQALEHHELIKVKIATEDRETKTLIVEAIVRETRAVNVQVIGKTLVLYRPTKERKIAIPR is encoded by the coding sequence ATGAATCTGAGTACCAAACAAAAACAGCACCTGAAAGGTCTGGCCCATCCGTTGAAGCCAGTTGTTATGCTGGGCAACAATGGTTTGACCGAAGGGGTGCTGGCCGAAATCGAACAAGCACTTGAGCACCATGAACTTATCAAGGTGAAAATCGCCACAGAAGATCGTGAAACGAAAACCCTGATTGTTGAGGCAATCGTGCGCGAAACACGTGCAGTTAACGTGCAGGTTATCGGCAAAACGCTCGTGCTGTACCGTCCAACGAAGGAACGCAAGATCGCCATTCCGCGCTAG
- the rlmE gene encoding 23S rRNA (uridine(2552)-2'-O)-methyltransferase RlmE: MTGKKRSASSSRWLQEHFSDKYVLQAQKKGLRSRAWFKLDEIQQGDKLFKPGMTVVDLGAAPGGWSQYVVTQIGSKGRVIACDILPMDPIVGVDFLQGDFREELVLKALLERVGETKVQVVMSDMAPNMTGTPAVDIPRSMYLCELALAMCRDVLAPGGSFLVKVFQGDGFEEYLREIRSLFTKVKIRKPDASRSRSREVYIVATGRKL, from the coding sequence ATGACTGGTAAAAAGCGTTCGGCCAGTTCCAGCCGCTGGCTACAGGAACACTTTAGCGATAAATATGTGCTTCAGGCACAGAAAAAGGGGTTGCGTTCGCGCGCCTGGTTTAAACTTGACGAAATACAGCAGGGTGACAAACTTTTCAAACCAGGCATGACCGTGGTTGATTTGGGGGCGGCACCCGGCGGTTGGTCACAGTATGTGGTCACGCAGATTGGGTCAAAGGGGCGCGTTATCGCCTGTGATATTCTGCCAATGGACCCGATCGTTGGCGTCGATTTCCTGCAGGGGGACTTCCGAGAGGAACTGGTACTGAAAGCCCTGTTGGAGCGTGTGGGAGAGACCAAAGTTCAGGTGGTGATGTCTGACATGGCCCCTAACATGACCGGTACGCCTGCGGTAGATATTCCCCGGTCAATGTACCTGTGTGAGCTGGCGTTAGCGATGTGCCGGGACGTTCTGGCACCCGGCGGCAGTTTTTTAGTGAAAGTGTTTCAGGGAGATGGCTTTGAAGAATACCTGCGGGAAATTCGCTCCCTGTTTACGAAAGTAAAAATTCGTAAGCCGGACGCTTCGCGCTCTCGTTCGCGTGAAGTGTACATTGTAGCGACAGGGCGCAAACTATAA
- the ftsH gene encoding ATP-dependent zinc metalloprotease FtsH, with translation MAKNLILWLVIAVVLMSVFQSFGPSESNGRRVDYSTFLSEVNQDQVREARINGREINVTKKDSNRYTTYIPVNDPKLLDNLLTKNVKVVGEPPEEPSLLASIFISWFPMLLLIGVWIFFMRQMQGGGGKGAMSFGKSKARMLTEDQIKTTFADVAGCDEAKEEVSELVEYLREPSRFQKLGGKIPKGVLMVGPPGTGKTLLAKAIAGEAKVPFFTISGSDFVEMFVGVGASRVRDMFEQAKKAAPCIIFIDEIDAVGRQRGAGLGGGHDEREQTLNQMLVEMDGFEGNEGIIVIAATNRPDVLDPALLRPGRFDRQVVVGLPDVRGREQILKVHMRRVPLSPDIDAAIIARGTPGFSGADLANLVNEAALFAARGNKRVVSMVEFEKAKDKIMMGAERRSMVMTEAQKESTAYHEAGHAIIGRLVPEHDPVHKVTIIPRGRALGVTFFLPEGDAISASRQKLESQISTLYGGRLAEEIIYGVEHVSTGASNDIKVATSIARNMVTQWGFSEKLGPLLYAEEEGEVFLGRSVAKAKHMSDETARIIDQEVKSLVEINYKRARVILGENMDILHAMKDALMKYETIDAPQIDDLMARREVRPPAGWEDPGSTNNSGGNGTPQAPHPVDEPNAPNPGNTMSEQLGDK, from the coding sequence ATGGCGAAAAACCTGATCCTCTGGCTAGTCATCGCAGTCGTGCTGATGTCTGTATTCCAGAGCTTTGGGCCCAGCGAGTCGAATGGCCGTAGAGTTGATTATTCAACCTTCTTGTCGGAAGTGAACCAGGATCAGGTCCGCGAGGCACGTATTAACGGGCGTGAGATTAACGTAACCAAAAAAGACAGTAATCGATATACCACCTACATTCCTGTTAACGATCCCAAGTTACTCGATAACCTGTTGACGAAAAATGTAAAAGTAGTAGGCGAACCACCTGAAGAGCCAAGCCTGTTGGCTTCTATCTTCATCTCATGGTTCCCAATGCTGCTACTTATCGGTGTCTGGATCTTCTTTATGCGTCAGATGCAGGGCGGCGGCGGAAAGGGCGCGATGTCCTTCGGCAAGAGCAAGGCCCGCATGCTGACAGAAGATCAAATCAAGACCACCTTTGCGGACGTTGCCGGATGTGACGAAGCAAAAGAAGAAGTTAGCGAGCTGGTGGAATACCTGCGTGAGCCGAGCCGTTTCCAGAAGCTTGGCGGCAAGATCCCGAAAGGCGTACTGATGGTCGGGCCTCCGGGTACCGGTAAAACGCTGTTAGCGAAAGCGATTGCCGGTGAAGCCAAAGTTCCCTTCTTCACCATCTCTGGTTCTGACTTTGTTGAAATGTTTGTCGGTGTGGGTGCGTCCCGCGTTCGTGACATGTTCGAACAGGCGAAGAAAGCGGCACCCTGCATCATCTTCATCGATGAAATTGATGCCGTGGGGCGTCAGCGCGGAGCCGGTTTAGGCGGTGGTCACGATGAGCGTGAGCAAACCTTGAACCAGATGCTGGTAGAAATGGACGGCTTTGAAGGTAACGAAGGCATCATTGTTATTGCCGCGACTAACCGTCCTGACGTACTTGACCCGGCGTTGCTGCGTCCGGGCCGCTTTGACCGTCAGGTTGTTGTCGGCTTGCCGGATGTTCGTGGCCGTGAGCAGATCCTTAAAGTCCATATGCGCCGTGTGCCGTTGTCCCCGGATATCGATGCGGCAATCATTGCGCGCGGTACGCCAGGCTTCTCCGGTGCCGATCTGGCTAACCTGGTCAATGAAGCGGCGCTCTTTGCCGCTCGTGGTAACAAGCGCGTTGTGTCTATGGTTGAATTTGAAAAAGCCAAAGACAAAATCATGATGGGTGCGGAACGTCGCTCTATGGTGATGACCGAAGCGCAGAAGGAGTCGACCGCGTATCACGAAGCGGGGCATGCGATTATCGGCCGCCTGGTACCGGAACACGATCCGGTGCACAAGGTGACGATTATCCCGCGTGGGCGCGCTCTGGGTGTGACCTTCTTCCTGCCTGAAGGCGATGCCATCAGCGCCAGCCGTCAGAAGTTGGAAAGTCAGATTTCTACTCTGTACGGCGGTCGCCTGGCTGAAGAGATTATCTACGGCGTTGAGCATGTTTCCACCGGCGCATCGAACGACATCAAAGTCGCTACGTCGATTGCCCGTAACATGGTGACCCAGTGGGGCTTCTCGGAAAAACTCGGACCGCTTCTGTATGCAGAAGAAGAGGGCGAAGTGTTCCTTGGCCGTTCGGTAGCGAAAGCTAAGCACATGTCCGACGAAACGGCGCGTATCATCGACCAGGAAGTTAAATCCCTGGTGGAGATTAACTACAAGCGGGCTCGTGTGATCCTCGGCGAGAATATGGACATCCTTCACGCGATGAAAGACGCGTTGATGAAGTATGAAACCATTGATGCTCCTCAGATCGACGATCTGATGGCACGCCGTGAAGTGCGTCCGCCGGCAGGCTGGGAAGATCCGGGCAGCACCAACAACTCTGGTGGAAACGGTACGCCACAGGCGCCGCATCCGGTGGACGAACCGAATGCGCCTAACCCAGGCAATACCATGTCAGAGCAGTTAGGCGACAAGTAA
- the folP gene encoding dihydropteroate synthase: protein MKLYARDAVLDLSHPHVMGILNVTPDSFSDGGKHNELIQALTHANEMINAGATIIDVGGESTRPGAAEVSVEQELERVIPVVEAIAQRFEVWISVDTSKPEVILEAARAGAHIINDVRSLQEPGALAAAAQTGLPVCLMHMQGEPKTMQQSPQYPNVVRAVEKFFVDNIARCEAAGIKKSQLLLDPGFGFGKNLSHNYQLLAHLADFHHFGLPLLVGLSRKSMIGQLLNVGPSQRLTGSLACAVIAAMQGAHILRVHDVKETVEAMRVVEATQSAREK, encoded by the coding sequence ATGAAGCTGTACGCCAGAGATGCCGTGCTCGATCTTTCTCATCCCCACGTGATGGGGATTTTGAATGTCACCCCTGACTCTTTTTCTGATGGCGGTAAGCATAACGAATTAATCCAGGCACTGACCCACGCGAATGAGATGATCAACGCCGGAGCAACGATTATTGATGTTGGCGGCGAGTCCACGCGGCCCGGCGCCGCGGAAGTCAGCGTTGAGCAGGAGCTGGAGCGCGTTATTCCGGTGGTGGAGGCTATCGCTCAACGTTTTGAGGTATGGATCTCGGTTGATACCTCCAAGCCAGAGGTGATCCTCGAAGCGGCCCGCGCCGGGGCGCATATCATCAACGACGTTCGCTCCTTACAAGAGCCCGGTGCGCTGGCGGCGGCTGCGCAAACGGGGTTGCCGGTCTGTTTGATGCACATGCAGGGTGAGCCTAAAACCATGCAGCAGTCGCCGCAATACCCGAACGTTGTGCGCGCCGTGGAAAAGTTCTTTGTGGATAATATTGCCCGCTGCGAAGCCGCCGGGATTAAAAAATCGCAGTTGTTGCTCGACCCGGGTTTTGGTTTCGGTAAGAATCTGTCCCACAATTATCAGCTGCTGGCGCATCTGGCCGATTTCCACCACTTTGGTCTGCCGCTGCTGGTCGGATTATCACGTAAGAGTATGATCGGCCAGTTGCTGAACGTAGGGCCTTCACAGCGGTTGACCGGCAGCCTGGCGTGCGCGGTCATTGCCGCAATGCAGGGGGCCCATATTTTGCGTGTGCACGATGTCAAAGAAACCGTAGAGGCAATGCGCGTTGTCGAAGCCACTCAGTCTGCAAGGGAAAAATAA
- the glmM gene encoding phosphoglucosamine mutase: protein MSERKYFGTDGIRGKVGESPITPDFVLKLGFAAGKVLARHGSKQIIIGKDTRISGYMLESALEAGLAAAGLSAAFTGPMPTPAVAYLTRTFRAEAGIVISASHNPFDDNGIKFFSTEGTKLPDDVEAAIEAEMEKPITCVESAALGRASRIVDAAGRYIEFCKGTFPSQLSLNGLKIVVDCANGATYHIAPNVLRELGATVISIGVQPDGMNINKECGATDLRLLQERVLAEKADVGLAYDGDGDRIMMVDHLGHKVDGDQILYLIAREGLRQGELRGGVVGTLMSNMGLELALKQLGIPFARAKVGDRYVLEKLKEKGWRLGAENSGHVILLDKTTTGDGIVAGLQVLTAMVRNHMSLHDLCSGMKLLPQILVNVRFSGSSDPLEDARVKAVTAEAEIELKGRGRVLLRKSGTEPLIRVMVEGEDEALVSTLANRIADAVKAV, encoded by the coding sequence ATGAGCGAGCGTAAATATTTTGGTACAGATGGGATCCGCGGCAAGGTCGGTGAGTCGCCCATCACGCCGGATTTCGTCCTGAAGTTAGGCTTTGCCGCAGGGAAAGTCCTGGCGCGCCACGGATCCAAGCAGATTATCATTGGTAAAGACACGCGTATATCCGGCTATATGCTTGAATCAGCGCTTGAAGCAGGCCTGGCGGCGGCGGGACTGTCTGCGGCATTCACCGGGCCAATGCCCACGCCGGCGGTGGCGTATCTAACCCGTACGTTCCGTGCCGAAGCTGGAATTGTGATCTCTGCTTCACATAACCCGTTTGACGACAACGGCATCAAGTTTTTCTCGACCGAGGGCACCAAGCTGCCTGATGACGTGGAAGCGGCGATTGAAGCTGAAATGGAAAAACCGATCACCTGCGTAGAGTCTGCTGCGCTGGGCCGTGCCAGTCGTATCGTCGATGCCGCCGGGCGCTACATCGAGTTTTGCAAAGGCACCTTCCCCAGCCAGCTTAGCCTCAACGGACTGAAAATCGTGGTTGACTGCGCCAACGGCGCAACCTATCACATTGCCCCGAACGTGCTGCGTGAACTGGGGGCCACGGTCATCTCAATTGGCGTTCAGCCCGATGGCATGAATATCAACAAAGAGTGTGGCGCAACCGATCTGCGGCTGTTGCAGGAGCGCGTGCTGGCAGAAAAAGCCGACGTTGGCCTTGCCTACGACGGTGACGGCGATCGCATCATGATGGTTGACCATTTGGGGCATAAAGTCGACGGCGATCAGATCCTGTATCTGATTGCTCGTGAAGGGCTGCGCCAGGGGGAGCTGCGCGGCGGCGTGGTCGGCACCTTAATGAGCAATATGGGCCTGGAGCTGGCGCTAAAACAGCTTGGTATTCCTTTTGCCCGTGCAAAAGTAGGCGACCGCTATGTGCTTGAGAAGCTGAAAGAGAAGGGGTGGCGGCTTGGGGCTGAAAACTCCGGGCATGTTATCCTACTGGACAAAACAACCACCGGTGACGGCATCGTAGCCGGTTTGCAGGTACTTACTGCAATGGTGCGCAATCATATGAGCCTGCACGATTTATGCAGCGGTATGAAGCTACTGCCACAAATATTGGTGAATGTCCGCTTCAGTGGCTCCAGTGACCCGCTGGAGGACGCGCGGGTCAAGGCGGTAACGGCTGAAGCTGAAATTGAGCTCAAGGGGCGTGGTCGCGTACTGTTGCGTAAATCCGGCACCGAACCGTTAATTCGTGTGATGGTGGAAGGGGAAGATGAAGCCCTGGTCAGCACCTTGGCCAACCGTATTGCCGATGCGGTGAAGGCGGTTTGA
- the secG gene encoding preprotein translocase subunit SecG, translating into MYEALLVVFLIVAIGLVGLIMLQQGKGADMGASFGAGASGTLFGSNGSGNFMTRMTAVLATLFFIISLILGNINSNKTQKGSEWENLSQPAQSQQTQPAKPATPGSDIPQ; encoded by the coding sequence ATGTACGAAGCTCTTTTAGTAGTTTTCCTTATTGTGGCAATCGGCCTTGTTGGTCTGATCATGCTTCAGCAAGGCAAAGGCGCTGATATGGGAGCATCATTTGGTGCAGGCGCTTCCGGTACGCTGTTTGGCTCTAACGGTTCAGGTAACTTTATGACCCGTATGACCGCAGTGCTGGCGACCCTGTTCTTCATCATCAGCCTGATCTTGGGTAACATCAACAGCAACAAAACTCAGAAAGGAAGCGAGTGGGAAAATCTGTCTCAGCCGGCGCAGTCACAACAGACTCAGCCAGCCAAACCGGCAACGCCGGGCAGCGATATCCCGCAGTAA
- the rimP gene encoding ribosome maturation factor RimP: MSTLEQKLTELISAPVEALGYELVGIEFVRGRTSTLRIYIDSEDGINVDDCADVSHQVSAVMDVEDPITVAYNLEVSSPGLDRPMFTAEHYARFTGEEVSLVLRMAVQNRRKWQGIIKSVEGEMITVAVEGNDEVFALSNIQKANLVPHF; the protein is encoded by the coding sequence TTGTCCACATTAGAGCAAAAATTAACAGAGCTGATCTCAGCACCGGTAGAAGCGCTAGGCTACGAACTGGTTGGTATTGAGTTTGTACGCGGGCGCACATCCACCTTGCGCATCTATATTGATAGTGAAGATGGCATCAATGTTGATGATTGTGCTGATGTGAGCCACCAGGTCAGTGCGGTAATGGACGTCGAAGACCCGATTACCGTGGCCTACAACCTCGAAGTTTCCTCGCCGGGCCTTGATCGACCAATGTTTACCGCAGAGCATTACGCGCGTTTTACTGGCGAAGAAGTGAGCCTGGTGCTGCGTATGGCGGTTCAGAACCGTCGCAAATGGCAGGGTATCATTAAGTCTGTCGAGGGTGAGATGATCACCGTTGCCGTTGAGGGTAACGACGAAGTGTTCGCGCTGAGTAACATCCAGAAGGCGAACCTGGTTCCCCACTTTTAA
- the nusA gene encoding transcription termination factor NusA, whose translation MNKEILAVVEAVSNEKSLPREKIFEALESALATATKKKYEQEIDVRVSIDRKSGDFDTFRRWLIVDEVTQPTREITLEAALYEDESFSLGGFVEDQIESVTFDRITTQTAKQVIVQKVREAERAMVVDQFREQEGEIITGVVKKVSRDNISLEVRPNDGSSTNAEAVIIREDMLPRENFRPGDRIRGVLYAVRPEARGAQLFVSRSKPEMLIELFRIEVPEIAEEVLEIKAAARDPGSRAKIAVKTNDKRIDPVGACVGMRGARVQAVSSELGGERIDIVLWDDNPAQFVINAMAPADVASIVVDEDNHTMDIAVEAGNLAQAIGRNGQNVRLASQLSGWELNVMTVDDLQAKHQAEAHAAIDVFTKHLDIDEDFATLLVEEGFSSLEELAYVPINELLEIDGLDEETVEALRDRAKNALTTLALAKEESLGDTQPAEDLLSLEGLERELAFKLAAKGVCTLEDLAEQGVDDLSDIEGLSDERAGELIMAARNICWFGDDA comes from the coding sequence ATGAACAAAGAAATCTTAGCTGTTGTAGAAGCGGTCTCTAATGAGAAGTCCCTCCCACGCGAGAAGATTTTCGAAGCGCTGGAGAGCGCGCTGGCCACAGCCACCAAGAAAAAATACGAGCAGGAAATTGACGTGCGCGTCAGTATCGATCGCAAAAGCGGCGATTTTGATACCTTCCGCCGTTGGCTGATTGTTGATGAAGTCACCCAGCCTACCCGCGAAATCACGCTGGAAGCTGCACTCTATGAAGATGAATCGTTCTCTCTTGGCGGGTTTGTCGAAGATCAGATTGAATCTGTCACCTTCGATCGTATTACAACCCAGACGGCCAAGCAGGTTATCGTTCAGAAAGTGCGCGAAGCCGAGCGTGCAATGGTCGTCGACCAGTTCCGCGAGCAGGAAGGCGAAATCATCACTGGCGTAGTGAAGAAAGTCAGCCGTGACAACATTTCACTCGAAGTTCGGCCAAACGATGGTTCCAGTACCAACGCAGAAGCCGTTATCATTCGTGAAGATATGCTGCCGCGCGAAAACTTCCGCCCTGGCGATCGTATTCGTGGCGTACTGTATGCCGTGCGCCCTGAAGCGCGTGGCGCGCAGCTGTTCGTCAGCCGTTCTAAACCAGAAATGTTGATCGAACTTTTCCGCATAGAAGTGCCGGAAATAGCCGAAGAAGTCCTTGAAATTAAAGCCGCCGCGCGCGATCCGGGCTCCCGAGCCAAGATCGCCGTGAAAACCAACGACAAGCGTATTGACCCGGTCGGCGCCTGTGTAGGTATGCGTGGTGCGCGTGTTCAGGCGGTATCCAGTGAGCTGGGTGGCGAGCGTATTGATATCGTGCTGTGGGATGACAATCCTGCACAGTTCGTGATCAACGCAATGGCCCCGGCGGATGTCGCCTCTATCGTGGTGGATGAAGACAATCACACCATGGATATCGCTGTGGAAGCCGGAAATCTGGCCCAGGCGATCGGCCGTAATGGCCAAAACGTGCGTCTGGCTTCGCAGCTAAGTGGCTGGGAGCTAAACGTGATGACGGTCGACGACCTGCAGGCTAAGCATCAGGCTGAAGCTCATGCTGCCATCGACGTCTTTACCAAACATCTCGATATTGATGAAGACTTTGCTACCCTGTTGGTAGAAGAAGGCTTCTCTTCTCTGGAAGAGCTGGCTTACGTGCCGATCAACGAGCTGTTGGAAATCGACGGTCTGGATGAAGAGACAGTAGAAGCGTTGCGCGACCGGGCTAAAAACGCGTTAACCACCCTTGCACTGGCTAAGGAAGAGAGCTTGGGCGACACCCAACCGGCTGAAGATTTACTCAGTCTGGAAGGCCTTGAACGTGAGCTGGCCTTTAAGCTGGCTGCGAAAGGCGTGTGTACGCTGGAAGATCTTGCCGAGCAGGGTGTTGACGATCTGTCAGATATTGAAGGCCTGAGCGATGAGCGGGCTGGTGAGCTGATTATGGCTGCACGAAATATCTGCTGGTTCGGCGACGACGCGTAA
- the infB gene encoding translation initiation factor IF-2 — MTTDVTVKSLAAEIQTPVERLVQQFADAGIQKSETDSVTQHEKETLLAHLNREHGGGTSKLTLQRKTRSTLNVPGTGGKSKSVQIEVRKKRTYVKGDPANAEQAEAEAQAEREAEELARREAEEKAQREAQDKAKREAEEQAKREAADKAKREAAEKDKVSNQHTDETTRATQSDRARREAEAAELKRKAEEEAHRKIEEEAKRVAEEARKMAEEKGEEWAVAKEVEDTSDYHVTTSTHARAAEDENDAQVEGDRRTRAVRPAKAPVRKKGNKHSEAKTDREEARAQVRGGKGGKRKPSTLQQSFNKPAQAVNRDVIIGETITVAELANKMAVKGSQVIKAMMKLGAMATINQVIDQETAQLVAEEMGHKVTLRRENELEEAVMSDRDTDAVLESRAPVVTIMGHVDHGKTSLLDYIRSTKVASGEAGGITQHIGAYHVETDNGMVTFLDTPGHAAFTAMRARGAQATDIVILVVAADDGVMPQTIEAVQHAKAAKVPVVVAVNKCDKPEADPDRVKNELTQYGIIPEEWGGENMFVNVSAKAGTGIDDLLNAILLQAEVLELSAVRQGMASGVVIESFLDKGRGPVATVLVREGTLNKGDIVLCGFEYGRVRAMRDELGREVLTAGPSIPVEILGMSGVPAAGDEATVVRDEKKAREVALYRQGKFREVKLARQQKSKLENMFANMTEGEVSELNIVLKADVQGSVEAISDSLLKLSTDEVKVKIVGSGVGGITETDATLAAASNAILVGFNVRADASARRVIDTESLDLRYYSVIYNLIDEVKAAMSGMLAPEYKQQIIGLAAVRDVFKSPKFGAIAGCMVTEGNIKRHNPIRVLRDNVVIYEGELESLRRFKDDVNEVRNGMECGIGVKNYNDVRVGDMIEVFEIIEIQRTID, encoded by the coding sequence ATGACGACAGATGTAACCGTAAAATCGCTGGCCGCAGAGATTCAGACACCCGTAGAACGCCTGGTACAGCAGTTTGCTGATGCAGGGATCCAAAAGTCTGAAACCGACTCTGTTACCCAGCATGAAAAAGAGACATTACTTGCCCACCTGAACCGCGAACACGGTGGTGGAACAAGTAAGCTGACTCTGCAGCGCAAAACGCGCAGCACCTTGAATGTTCCCGGCACCGGGGGCAAAAGTAAATCGGTGCAAATCGAAGTCCGCAAAAAGCGCACCTATGTAAAAGGCGATCCGGCTAATGCTGAACAGGCAGAAGCTGAAGCGCAGGCAGAGCGTGAAGCGGAAGAACTGGCTCGTCGCGAGGCTGAAGAAAAAGCCCAGCGCGAAGCTCAAGACAAAGCAAAGCGTGAAGCCGAGGAGCAGGCCAAGCGTGAGGCAGCTGATAAAGCCAAACGTGAAGCGGCGGAAAAAGATAAAGTGAGCAATCAACATACCGACGAAACAACCCGGGCCACTCAGTCCGACAGAGCCCGCCGTGAAGCGGAAGCGGCTGAACTGAAGCGTAAAGCTGAAGAAGAAGCGCATCGCAAGATTGAAGAAGAAGCGAAGCGTGTAGCGGAAGAGGCGCGTAAAATGGCGGAAGAGAAAGGCGAAGAGTGGGCGGTAGCGAAAGAGGTAGAAGACACCTCCGATTACCACGTCACCACTTCAACTCACGCTCGTGCAGCGGAAGACGAGAACGACGCGCAGGTTGAAGGCGATCGTCGCACTCGTGCCGTACGTCCGGCCAAAGCTCCGGTGCGTAAGAAAGGCAACAAGCATTCCGAAGCCAAAACCGATCGTGAAGAGGCGCGTGCGCAGGTTCGCGGCGGTAAAGGCGGCAAGCGTAAGCCGAGCACTCTGCAGCAGAGCTTTAACAAGCCAGCACAGGCGGTTAACCGTGATGTGATTATCGGTGAAACTATCACCGTAGCGGAACTGGCTAACAAAATGGCCGTTAAAGGTTCTCAGGTCATCAAAGCGATGATGAAACTGGGCGCTATGGCGACCATCAATCAGGTTATCGATCAGGAAACTGCCCAGCTGGTCGCGGAAGAAATGGGTCACAAAGTGACTCTACGCCGCGAAAATGAGCTGGAAGAAGCGGTAATGAGCGATCGTGACACCGATGCGGTGCTGGAATCTCGTGCTCCGGTCGTGACCATTATGGGTCACGTTGACCACGGAAAAACCTCACTGCTGGATTATATCCGCTCAACCAAAGTCGCCTCCGGCGAAGCGGGCGGCATTACACAGCATATCGGTGCTTACCACGTTGAAACCGATAACGGTATGGTGACCTTCCTGGATACCCCAGGCCACGCCGCGTTTACCGCGATGCGTGCCCGTGGTGCTCAGGCGACCGATATTGTTATCCTGGTCGTTGCTGCTGACGATGGCGTGATGCCTCAGACCATTGAAGCGGTCCAGCATGCGAAGGCGGCAAAAGTGCCGGTCGTCGTTGCTGTGAACAAATGTGATAAGCCGGAAGCCGATCCGGACCGTGTTAAAAACGAACTCACCCAGTACGGCATCATTCCGGAAGAGTGGGGCGGCGAGAACATGTTTGTCAATGTATCAGCGAAAGCCGGTACCGGTATTGATGACCTGCTTAACGCTATCCTGCTGCAGGCGGAAGTTCTCGAACTGTCCGCAGTACGTCAGGGTATGGCGAGCGGCGTAGTGATCGAATCCTTCCTGGATAAAGGCCGTGGCCCGGTTGCTACCGTGCTGGTCCGCGAAGGTACCCTGAATAAAGGCGATATCGTACTCTGTGGCTTTGAGTACGGCCGCGTACGAGCTATGCGTGACGAGCTGGGCCGCGAAGTATTGACTGCTGGCCCATCTATCCCGGTTGAAATCCTCGGCATGTCCGGCGTTCCGGCAGCGGGTGATGAAGCAACCGTGGTACGCGATGAGAAGAAAGCGCGTGAAGTTGCGCTGTATCGCCAGGGTAAATTCCGTGAAGTTAAGCTGGCGCGTCAGCAGAAATCCAAGCTGGAGAACATGTTTGCTAACATGACCGAAGGCGAAGTGTCTGAACTGAACATCGTGCTGAAAGCTGACGTTCAGGGTTCTGTCGAAGCGATCTCCGACTCTCTGCTGAAACTTTCTACTGATGAAGTGAAAGTGAAAATCGTTGGCTCCGGCGTGGGCGGTATCACTGAAACTGATGCGACCCTGGCCGCAGCGTCTAACGCTATCCTGGTGGGCTTCAACGTGCGTGCCGATGCATCTGCGCGCCGCGTGATCGATACAGAAAGCTTGGATCTGCGTTACTACTCCGTCATCTATAACCTGATTGACGAAGTAAAAGCGGCGATGAGCGGCATGCTGGCACCTGAGTACAAACAGCAGATCATTGGTCTGGCTGCGGTACGTGACGTGTTCAAATCACCGAAATTTGGTGCTATCGCCGGTTGTATGGTGACCGAAGGTAACATTAAACGTCACAACCCAATCCGCGTGCTGCGTGACAACGTGGTTATCTACGAAGGTGAGCTGGAATCTCTGCGCCGCTTCAAAGATGACGTTAACGAAGTCCGTAACGGCATGGAATGTGGTATCGGCGTGAAGAACTACAACGATGTGCGTGTTGGCGATATGATCGAAGTGTTCGAAATTATCGAAATCCAGCGTACTATCGATTAA